In Styela clava chromosome 6, kaStyClav1.hap1.2, whole genome shotgun sequence, the genomic window CCCAGTTTTCTCTAACAGCAGTATATTCTTTTcagtataaataataaaatatatgtgGTTTTGAAATATCcatcaaacaaaattaaattaggaTTTTGCTTTAATAGGGAGGAGTAGTACTAACACTTTCATTTTTTACAGAATGATAAAGGGAATCATCCATACCAATGCAACCCTAGAATTCCGGAATCTATCTGCAGATGTTGCTGCGAGAGAGAAGATTGTAATAAACCGGAATTGGGATGTCTTCCAGGTAAGCATTCATGCTTATATTTTGTCCATGTGCTTCACCACTTACTTTCTATTCATCACTATACACACGCAGAATTGTAAAGGAAATTTAATCAATTTGAATACCAATCGAATACAAATATTTTCGTGTATTCAACAGAATagtgatttatattatttatttaaatatattttcgttCAGTATACCCGGATTGTCCAGAATTGAAAATTCCAAGAAACGCAGAAAGGGATTGTAAATACGATCAACCAAACATCGGAGAGCAATGTGTATACACATGCAAGGAAGGCAAGCAgctgtttcatatttattttcgtgGCATACCGAAAcacattttgttaaatttattgCTGACAATTGCCACTCAATGTTTCATTACTTACGTACACCATCTTGCGGACAGAATTTGTGATTCTTGCAGTCGACTCCATTTTCGTGATCTTTCTCGGCAACTTTAATTTTCTATCCCGTGCACGactaaaaagtaaaataaaaaaataaattaggattcaaataattcattatCTTTCATTTATTGATATTCGCAGGATTTGAATTGGTTGGAGAACCGGTCCTTAACTGCATGGCGAAAAATGCAAAGGAATCAGTCTGGGATAACAAATTACCAAGATGCAAACGTatgtttttcatattcaaagtattattttattcttaattTCTGGAACTAGCTGAATAATAATTTCCTGTATTTAAATTTGTATCTtgagttttcaaatttgataaagTATTCATTTACTTTTTGGTATCAAATATTTCATCGCGATCAATGGTTTAGAATGAAGTCGAATGCTTGTATTAGAGCGTTATAAATTGCAACttttatcatgtttttttcTACATATTCCTGAATACATCGTGTAATAAATCAGTGTTAGGCGTTATAAAACTAAGTATtcaagtttttatatattttaatgccCGAGGCGACACATTGCGTAAACTGTCATTTTTCTTTTAAACGATATTGCAATGCCGGTTTGTCGTACCGACGGCGTAAACAAAGTAGATCTAGGACGTTAACCAATCAGAAAAGCTTACGTATAAAAGCGGTAAAGCAGGTAAAAGTGCCGCGTTAGCGTTTCATCGTGAAACTTTGTAGCGGATTACAAAATCCACTTGTATTTTTATACACAGAAATGCATGAACGTTTTCAGATATGCGGAATATTTCATTGTAACATCTGAAAAATTAGCGAATTATTGACCGATTTAATGCCTTCCTATCTTACATTTAATAGTCTTTATGTCACAcgataatattaaaatacaccCGACGGGTGATAGAAAATAATCTGCCGTACGTTAACGATCGACTTATGGTAGAATTGCAGCTAACTAAACAAGGCGCGTCAGTTAAGTTAAACTAGCCCATTGCATTTCTTGAATCTAATATATTTATGCCATACACAGCGAAGAAATGTTTGCCTGAATACAACTCACTTATCAACGGGAATGTTGAGTGCACAAATAGAAATAGGGTTGGCAGTACCTGCACATTTACTTGCAAAAGTGGCTACAGGCTCGAGGGACAAACAAAAGCAACTTGCGGTAAGTACCCACCTATTTTCAGATAGCTACCAAAGTTTTCTTTGCGTtatcaaaatcaatttaaaatatatgaaacggcctataatatatatattcaaaacatataTCGATGGTACGTTTAGCATAACAACTATATATAATATCGGAAACCATATTTTGTGGTAATAATATTCATATGAGAATGTTTCATATTATTCAGCTTCATCTGAGAACTGGGATAATCAACCTCCAAGATGTATCAGAATCACTTGTCCTCCACCAATGATCCCGCCTACCTTCGGGCGAGTCGACTGCAGTGATTCTAACAATGGCGGTAGTGTGTGCAGGTGGGAATGACTTTTCTagtttaatttttgaataaaagttCTACACTAATTAATGCCATCCACCAGTTTGTCGATATTGAGATTGCGGGTACCTTCAGCGCGTGATGAATAATAATCTGTGATATTTGCGTTTGCAAAATTTCATTATTAGACGGTTTATTTTTTCAGCTTATTCAAAATCATAGCGTTACCGTATCAATTACGCCGTCTATTCAGATATTCATGTTATTTTACAGTTTCACATGCGAAAATGGATATCAACTCCTCGGAAGCCCAACTTCAACATGTGTAGATGATGAAAACGGTGATCAGTATGGTCGATGGACAAGTCCGGTTCCACGATGTGGACGTACGTAATCATCTATGTTTTATATTAACCCAATATATGTGAAACTTTAAAACAGTTCATTCGAGCTTACAGTACAGCCTTTTTTATAGGCACATGTACTTACTCAAATCTGAATAGTACTCGTAAACAATCACTGAGCGATATGTGCAACACTTCGCCAATCTTGATGAAATAGGCATTTACCGCAATCGTACAATTTCGATTTTGTAATGGAATATAATATAACACAGTTTATTGTTACGTCGCGTTTTATAGGAAATATATATCGTTTATAATGAATGTATATTTGCATCTACAGTTCTTAAATGTCAACCTCAAAGCGCCTCACCAACCAATGGAGATGTTACATGCTCAGATGGAAACAATGGTCGCAGTAAATGCGAGTGAGTATTTTGCGATAACAATGTACACCATTCGACATTTGGGCTTGGCATTTTATAATGAAATTgggtatatttgaaataatttataatctTCGTTTAGGTTTTGGATGCTAATTGCGGGTGAAATTCAACTCTGAAAATTTACCCGTTTTCATTTTAGAGCTTTTAGTTAAGTTATTATAATTTAGGTATAAATCGAATAATACataaatttcttttttgaaaagTTACAGTTTAGATGTATTAGTCAAAACAGGAGTAATCTGTACAGACTACGCTGAGATTAGTGACCTATGTTTGAATGACGCAACTTAATATAACTAGTTATATACTGTTATTATTTGTTAAAGAAGCTTTATCGAATCATTGTGAACAACAGCctcatatatttttaaaatatttgtgcaTTTTAGGTACTCTTGCCAGCCTGGATTCGCAGTTGTCGGATCACCATCAAGAACATGCGAAGACGATGGTGACGGTGATGAAATCGGAGAATGGTCAGCACGTGAACCATCCTGCCAACGTAAGTATATTTCAATCACTAAAGTAATAATAATGTCGGAGAACACCTGTTGACAGAATGGAAGAGATTGAAATGATTTGATTCCATAAAATACTTCTTGGATGTAAGAATCACGAAGCAtaataatttatgattttaatcgatattgaattttcaaaatttattcaaatatttcataacaACTGTATACGGTATGATTCTAGGTATCAGATGCAAGCCACCACGAACATCACCACAAAATGGTCAAGTAACATGCTCTGATCAGAATTACATTGACAGCGAATGTACATACACATGTAATGATGGATACAACATTGTGCCAGCGACCTCAGAAAAAACTCTTTGTAGGGATGATGGTGATGGTGACGCTAAAGGGGAATGGAGCAACCCACCACCAATATGCGGACGTGAGAAAacgttcattttttttcatatgttcAAAATTCATTTGGTAATATCAACAACCTGGAAAATTAGGATAATTCACCTTGTTCAATGGGAGACTATTTGCGTTGTTAAGGAGACTATACATGAAGTGTTACTTTCTAATCTCAACCTTATTGTACAGCTGGTGAATGTTTGCCTGTACAAGGTAATCCAATCAATGGACGAGTTATCTGCAGTGACAGTAATGCAGTACGCAGCGTTTGTCGATTCACTTGTGATGATGGTTACTATATGAAATCTGCTGGAGGAACCGTGTACCCGGTAAAGTAGCctatattttaattataacTAAACCCCACAACCTCATTTAATGAAAAACTTTCTTTTATAAAGTAAGCTTAAATCTATGATAACAACAGATTTTATGCTATAAATAAGGCTTTGTAAGTTACATTAAATCTATCGTTCATAGATTGCTACAACCGATGTCATCTGCAGAAAAGACAATTCATGGTCACAACAACCACCAACCTGTGAACCAATCACTTGTGTACCACCACATGAGTAAGTCTTTTGTTTGAGCACAAAATGATTGTAGCATAACGAGATTAACCAAACTTTGCATATATATTCAATCTCAAGTATTCTTTGTCACAGAAATAAAACAATCATCGTTTGTAAGGAATGTATGCAATATAAACAGTTCGCCATCAGTTAAAATTGAAGCTTCAAAAAGTAAGTTCAAGCTTAGCATCTAAATAATTATGTGTATTTATAGGAGCACTGACGAAAAGATTGTTGCCTGCACTGATTCCAATAACTACAGATCTGTCTGTACTTGGGAATGCAGAGATGGAACTCCAATTGTTGGTCAGATCGAAAGCGAATGCCAAGATAATGATGGAACACAATATGGAAAATGGGTGCCAGAAAATCCTGTCAACTACTGTAACGGCAAGTCTATTCAATGTTTTACACTAATacctgaaaaaaatttcaactacAAAGTGGTTATCGAAATTGGTGTCATCGAATCTTCATTaatctcaaatttttatttttacttgcAACTAAAATTGTGAAATCACCTTACTATCTAAAAAATTGGGGTATGGTTTAGTTtggtaccacaagtacttctagtaggcTTGGCATAACCGTTTTTTGTACTAAACTACGCGAGACCCAAATCTTACAGGTTGAAGTaaagtattttattattgtatattcAGAAGCCAAATGTCAACCACCACTAATTGCCCCACAAAATGGCGCTGTCAGATGCACTGATGGCAGGAATGCTCTCAGTGTCTGCTCTTTTATGTGCGACAGCGGATATTACATGGTCAGTGCAGATGAACAACCCATTCGATCAGGCGAAATGGACATCGACTGCAACAGAAATGGTGAATGGTCTGACTTTCCTCCAAAATGTAGACCTGTCCATTGCGATCCAAAACGCGAGTAAGTATAAATTTGAATCAATATCGTGCAGCTGTTTGTGAACAACCTAGTTGCCGAAATAcaatatttctttcatttttattttctgaatgtACTTGCTAAGTCGATTCACTCAATTGCCAAGCAGTTGATTATGACATGCCAAGAATCGCCTTTAAATAACCATTGAAAAGGTATATATAAGCAAATCGATATGTTTTTGTTTAGAAATCCCGAAAACGGATTCGTATCTTGTTCACTGGACAATCATTATGGgtcaatttgtaaatttgagTGCATCGCTGGATATGAACTTGAAGGTGATGAAATCAATGAATGTCTCGATTCCGTACCTGGAGACGAAGATGGTGACTGGAGCAATTCACCACCAGTTTGTAGACGTGAGTAATTTTAATAATTCCAAACCTCAACGGAGACTTCGtgaaataaatgatttgaataaaaaccGCAGAAGTATGATGCAGCTGCAGCGATAACACCACAAAACACTTCTATCAATCTAATTCGttatgtatttatattgttcGAAGCTTTAATaactaatatttatttaacagcCGCTGCCTGCACACCACGTCTTGTCACTCCAACCAATGGTGCAATGTCTTGTTCCGATGGAGCAAATTTCAACAGCGTTTGCAAGTTTTCATGTTTCGAAGGGTATTACATGTTGAGTCCAGCAGATGATGCCGTCAGTTCAAATAGATGGGAGAGTTTGTGTCGATCTGATGGAACATGGTCGGACCCCGAACCAACTTGCGAACCAATTTATTGTCTTCCTGAACAAACGTGAGTATTGTAAAAAGCGGACTTGAAAAAATACTTCACCGTATGAAAGAATACAAATAAAGTGATACAATGTGAATTTGTAGTCATCGTCAATGATACCGAACCTTAAATGGGGTTGGTGTGGTCAATATTACCTGGTTTTCGTTTTGCAGTTATGACGCTGTGCTTCATCTAATAATATTTATGTTCTGAACAGCGGACCTCGACATGGAGATGTTGACTGCACCGACAGAAACAACTACAAATCCCGATGTACTTTCACTTGCAATCCTGGCTACAGATTATCGACACCAAAAGCCACAACTGATTGCTTGGACGATGGCAGTGGTGATGCTCTCGGATATTGGTCGGATCCAAAACCAGAATGTCTTCGTAAGTATACGCAAATCAAAAAGAATGTTTTACCTGATTGGCGAGATCATTGTGAGAGAACTGTGGCTAATGAGAAATTGCAACAAAATCGCTGGCAGAATTTATTTTAGCCAACCAACATACATACCCCTGGTCTAACCTAACGCATCATTATCTGATTGTCAAAGGGTAGCTATTTGAAAGACTATGAACAAACCACGCCTTAAGAAATACTTATATGaataatacatatttttttatttgaagcaCGTGCATGCTCGCCTCCACAAAAAGCTCCAATAAACGGCAAAGTCTCTTGCTCCGATGGTGCAAGCTTTGGCAGCGTCTGCACATTTCGTTGTAACAAAGGATATTACCAGACAACTTCGGCAGGAGATCTTGTCAGAAGCAATGACCTTAAAACTGAGTGCTTAGATACCAATAGTTGGAGTCGGGATCCAGCTAAATGTCGTCCGATTGTCTGCAGACCTCCACACAGGTAAAGTAACTTTGTTTGcctattaaatacaaaatatgtaaCACGAAAAAAACATCTGGTTCAAATTAGGGTTCTGtatttgtaaaattatatatatatataactgtgAGTTGTTGCATCCCTTCAGTTGATATAATTTTTACACTATTTTACAGTGCTCCAGAGGACGGGTCTGTTACATGTACCAAAACCAACTTGTACCAATCAATCTGTAGCTTCAAGTGTAAACCTGGATACGAAATTGCCGGCGAACCCAAGAGCGCCTGCGAAGATGATGGCAATGGTGATGAAGATGGAGAATGGTCGTCACCTGCACCATCATGTTCACGTCAGTATTATTTaactaacaaaaaaatttccgcCAGTTTCTATAATTTGTGCGATATAGATGAATATTTAGGTGGATTTAGGAGGTCGGGAAATTGTCTTCAATTTCAGTTTTCTCTTTATAGTATAACAAAAAGATTGACTTTATACTCTGAGGTTTTGTGTACGCTTGGTTTGATCAAGTATAACTTGATTTTTGTCGTGTATTCGTGCCATCCCTTCAAAAAACCAAGGTGTTTGTATTGATCAATATGTGTTGTATTGATTTTTACAGCGTCTACTTGCAACCCACGATTGACCGCACCTGGTCATGGCAGCATTACTTGTACAAACGCAAACACATTCGGAAGCACCTGCTCATTCACATGCGATGAAGGCTACTACATGGTTGCCAATTCGAGAACTATTGCGGTCAACGAAATCTCATCCACTTGTGGACCAGGACGAAAATGGACACGTGCACCACCAACCTGCAGACCAATCACCTGTATACCACCACAcaggtaaaaaaaaagataatcgAATGACctaataaaaaatttagtatTCAAATTGCCGATGTGTATctcaaaattacttttgcatatatatattactgaCATTACCACCGTGCAGCGCAATAAGGCAGTCGTTTTCCATATAAGTTCCAATTCTGACTTGTATTCTAAAACACTGCTATCTCATAATGAACTCTCACATTTGAAACAAGTTAGCAAAAAGCATAGGCCTACTAAACAGACCATGATAAGAGGTTATCGCAAGCACAACATAAAACTCGATTACGAATTTTTTTGATTAATAAACAAACATCTTTCCGGtcgcagtttttatttaatagATTATGTTCAAATATACCTAATTGTTTCAGCAttaaaaatccaatttttttttgctagaaAACCAGCACATGGCAGCGTATCATGTACCAACAAGAACTTCTACAGATCAGAATGTACATTCCAATGTGACTTGGGTTACGTCATGCAACCAGGACGTGGCGGGTCAGCCCCAGTGGATGGAGGAGTTCTCAGTGCCTGTGGAGAGGATGCAGTCATTGGCGATGCAAAAGGCGCATGGTCTGAACCAGCACCATCATGCACACGTAAGTGTTTATAATACAAATTCTGCAATCTATAGTTTTTACTGATGCAGGGCATATTACATAGATAGTTAGACTTAAGTTTAGCCTCGATATGTTGATGAATTATACTGTTtttaatcaaataaatcaaCTTGTGTTTTAGCTGATCAGTGTCCGGTCAGAACCGCACCAGTAAATGGAAGAGTCACGTGTTCAAATGGAAATCTTTTCGGCAGCGTTTGTACATACGTTTGTAACAAAGGCTATTTCATGAGAGGACCCGACGCATCCATACTGAAGAGAAACTTACTCAAGACAAATTGCTTGGAGTCACTCACATGGAGTGTAGAGGAGCCTACATGTGAACCAATTATTTGTCAACCTGAGTTTGAGTGAgtgaataaaaatagaatattttaccgctaatgaacaaaattttaatcGATTTCACCTAAATGATTTGTAAGTTTTGATAGCAGAGCGTACTCGTTTGTTCAATTAACATCTGAAAAAGGTcaaaaactattcaaaaaactatttttattaaattaataccTGTAAAGTGAAATACATTTctcatacaaaatttattgtttcgGATCGCGCCAAAGATATAGGAAGTCAGCAAAATTCACCCTCACTGCTTGTTACTGTGTGGTTTTGGATCGATAAGTTTAGAAAGCAACTAATTACAATTGAATATTCCAATTCAGCGATCCCGTTGACGGATCAGTCACGTGCACAAACAGAAACTTCCATCGATCTGTATGCACCTTTAAATGCGATCCTGGATACAAGATGATCGGAAGACCAAAATCGGTTTGCGAAGAAGCAGGTGGTGGAAACTCGGAATTCGGGAAGTGGAGCCAAAATCCACCAACCTGTAAAGGTCTGTTGTTTTATGTACTATCGTTAACCTAGTTCGTCTAagtaaattgataaaatattcgcCATCTCTATAACATTCCATCACTTTCCACCGACTAAGCCATATTGTCAAGACATATTACCACCAATTGCAGAAAATCTATGCGATCCCGACCTTCCTCTGGTACCCGAGAATGGAAGAAAATCCTGCAGCAATGCTAACGTACTTGGCTCTGTTTGCACCTTTGTGTGTGACCGTTACCATACCAGAATAGGACCACAGAGGAGCAAATGTATCGAAACACGTGAAGGACTTAGATGGTCGGATCCAACGCCAACATGCAGACGTAAGTCGAATACTAACTTTAAAACAAACTAACTGACCActgaaatttgatttcaaatattgatggaTATGAAACATTTACCTCAAAAATAGTACAgatgaatataaatatacctATTTAACTAACTATTTTGAAGAATCCTGTCATAATTATGATCGGTCCAATTGAATGACTTCCAGTATTCCAATTACTGGTAAgactttgaattattttgtagCAGTGTGAATCTTTAAGTGGATTTTGTAAATGACCATGGTTCTCATAATATCTTACATTATTCAACCAGTTTCGAGAAGCGCAGAATGATTTGTTCTCAAATCAAAGTACATTACTAATCACTTCATTTCATTTAGCGGATCTATGTTTGCCGCCAAGGGAAACGTTGGAACACGGAAAAGTTACCTGCTCAAGAGGAAACTTCGTTACATCTGTTTGTACATTCAAATGTACAGAACCAGGATATTCTCTATATCCGAAGGCccgcaaaacaaacaaatgtctACCATCAAAGAAATGGGATCTCGGCCCGCCTTGTTGCACACGTAAGTTAACGTTAATGTATGGAATGAAACTGAACTCAAGCACAAATATACAATTATTCAAAGTATTTGTGTTTCTCCATCCAGACTAATAATTTGATGAATATGATATGCTATATATTGTAACATTAAATAATCAGTGCGATCAATAAGTATATAAAATATACGCAATACGCTTCAAATGATAAGCTTGTTCTAGTTAATAAACTAGTGAAAATTCCATTAAATTTCAGGTCCTTGCCCACCTAATGCCAGGATGGATGCATATGTTATTCTCGATTCCTCTTCATCCATTGGAGAACCCAACTGGATTATTATGAAGAAGTTCATCTCAAGCATTCTCTCGtatgtttatttttgatttttcagaaAGTGcgtttatatattttcaacaatctAAATTCTATTGAGTTTGGAAACACGATCTTACTTTTCCTCAACTGTCTAATATTGGACATTTTGTTATTTGCTCAACCTCGTCTTATTTTATATCTGAAATGTCTCTTTAAATATATGCTTATTGTTAGATGTATGTATACAAATAGTCTTCATAACTCGGCGCTGAGGATTTGAACTAGTTtgaagaataaacaaaaaaacggATATATAGGTCTCATCTTTGAGTGCTCTCATAGattaaaagtaattttaacttcgATATAAGCCATAACAGATGTGATTTTGGCAAACAATTTCCAGAATAATTTACAATATGGTTGAGCCATTACTGTTAAACATCGTAAATGCGATATGATTATACCATTCAAATATGTTGCAGATCTTTCACCATCTCCGAAGACACAACTCACTTTGCCGTTGTCCGTTATAACAAATTTGTTGATACTGATACTCAGATCAATCTTAATGATTATACTTCCGATATTGCTGGTCTTCTTGCTGCCTTCGATAGAATTCCGTACAACGGCTCAGGTAAGATCCGTCCTGTGTTAGTTCATTTTAGTACCCTTGTTTTATGTGACCTGTTGGTTTCACTTTCAAATTCGTCACAGATGTCTCATCCacagataatatattatattcttttcATTGTCAGGCACAAGAACAGGACAAGCAATTCAGCATGTTGTTGACAACATGATGAGGCCATCCAATGGAAATAGACCAGATGTTCAGGATCTTGTTATTGTTATTACCGACGGAAAGGCTCAGGATGACGTAAAAACCCCATCCGATGAGTTGAGAGCAAAGGGAGCTATTGTAAGTTTCGTTTGCCTAATATGATCGACGTAAATATCGTTTGGCTGACCATATTAAGAGCAGTACGAAttggttatattaatatttCTTTTATAAAGGAAATCATTTTCTATATATCAGCTGGAATAGGAATTTAACAACAACATTGTTGGGCTTTGATGTTATAACACATCGATGCTTGGAAAATAACACTCCCTTGGATTAAGCGATAATCACACATTCCAATCGGACGTTGTTGATTTTTCATGGCCACCTCAACCCATATGATGGGATTTTCGTTGGATATTTAGAAGCATTTTCATTTGGATGAACTGTGTTGTCTTTAGTTAATATTTCTTTCTAACAATTGTTATTTTTCAGACTTTCGCCATCGGTATTGAACCACCAGGCAAAGCCAAACTCGACGTAGGCCAACTTGAAGACATCGCCGGACACCCATTCAATGTCCTCATTGCCGAAGACGGTTTCGCTGGTTTGGATGCCGGATTCGCCCTCAAAATCACAGACAAAGTCTGCGGAGATCCATGCGATAATTAGAATAGTGACAACATTTATTATACTATGTTATTGctattttattgtatattcGCCAATAATAAGTTATCGTATTTTAGTTTGACCGGTGATAGTAACTTAAAAAGAGCTTTGGTACCGTTTTTTAAATATCCGATCGGGTTATTTCTGGGCTTGGGTAACATTTTTCATCGCTTTGAAAGAGCAATTCGTGACATAGGAGTATGTTTATGTTATGTATTCTAGCAGCTTGATGAATGTTTTGTATTAATTTTAAGTTACCAAATAAATGCTGTATTTAACATTtatttagaacattttcgtCGTTTAGAATCCCGCATTGAACGTATAATACACTGGTAATACCAAAAGTAATAGTGTTGTTGTGTAAAAAATAGAAGGTGCAGAAGAAAAGATAAAATTAAGATAGAAGAAGGCacgcaattttttaaaatagcaCGCGAGTGTTTACCTAAGTCGAAACCAGGTAATATCATTATGCTCATGGACGCAATTCGATAAACGTACTCAAGGTTTATAAGACTTGTTAAGCTTGCGTGCACCATGACCTGGTGACCAATAGGTTGGCATATGGTGTATACCGAGTTTGGTTATCTACATGCGTCGTTATGATAGACACTTTTAGCAAGTTTTTAGAGTAGTTTCTTCGGGTTGTTAGTGGACTAGCAAACGCAACTTCAGTATACACAACTGAGCGAAGTTACGAAAGATCACTCAATTACCAAGTGATACTGAGACTATATTAAGATCCATGGTGTGTCAGTGAATACCGATTGATGCGAGGTTTGAAGCAGTTCATGTCAATAACACGAGGAAACAACTATGAAATGCATTCCATTTAACTTAGGTTATTTGAAAATACTTGAGGCAATTTTTGTCTGTATGTACATTTACAGTTTGACGAcgtaaaacttttttttttgaaagtttggAAGAACATAGTTCATTATAttatccgtaaaaaaaattaggacaGCGACGCAACATTTCGTCTACTCTATGGGAAAGAAGAGTTTGCAGTTCCGACGTCATTCacatttgatattattttttttatatttcgacCAAGAAGGTTCAGTGCTATCACAGGAACATCCGTCCAAATGCGACATAAATAATTCATGCACTGATGggatttaaaattttaagaacGGGTTCTTTTTGTAGCAGGCACACTAACAACAGGTTTCTGTATTTTTAGAAATGTATGTATCTCACTACATGAGCTGCATTAACACGACACgctttata contains:
- the LOC120330664 gene encoding sushi, von Willebrand factor type A, EGF and pentraxin domain-containing protein 1-like, which encodes MWKSTLALFALAVFSVEISEAVRCWKCDNGLTNDDCINKGQSVECAGEHGGCFSEIRYHVGLIPPIRITKRCKQGLACDNNEFQNDKGNHPYQCNPRIPESICRCCCEREDCNKPELGCLPVYPDCPELKIPRNAERDCKYDQPNIGEQCVYTCKEGFELVGEPVLNCMAKNAKESVWDNKLPRCKPKKCLPEYNSLINGNVECTNRNRVGSTCTFTCKSGYRLEGQTKATCASSENWDNQPPRCIRITCPPPMIPPTFGRVDCSDSNNGGSVCSFTCENGYQLLGSPTSTCVDDENGDQYGRWTSPVPRCGLLKCQPQSASPTNGDVTCSDGNNGRSKCEYSCQPGFAVVGSPSRTCEDDGDGDEIGEWSAREPSCQRIRCKPPRTSPQNGQVTCSDQNYIDSECTYTCNDGYNIVPATSEKTLCRDDGDGDAKGEWSNPPPICGPGECLPVQGNPINGRVICSDSNAVRSVCRFTCDDGYYMKSAGGTVYPIATTDVICRKDNSWSQQPPTCEPITCVPPHESTDEKIVACTDSNNYRSVCTWECRDGTPIVGQIESECQDNDGTQYGKWVPENPVNYCNEAKCQPPLIAPQNGAVRCTDGRNALSVCSFMCDSGYYMVSADEQPIRSGEMDIDCNRNGEWSDFPPKCRPVHCDPKRENPENGFVSCSLDNHYGSICKFECIAGYELEGDEINECLDSVPGDEDGDWSNSPPVCRPAACTPRLVTPTNGAMSCSDGANFNSVCKFSCFEGYYMLSPADDAVSSNRWESLCRSDGTWSDPEPTCEPIYCLPEQTGPRHGDVDCTDRNNYKSRCTFTCNPGYRLSTPKATTDCLDDGSGDALGYWSDPKPECLPRACSPPQKAPINGKVSCSDGASFGSVCTFRCNKGYYQTTSAGDLVRSNDLKTECLDTNSWSRDPAKCRPIVCRPPHSAPEDGSVTCTKTNLYQSICSFKCKPGYEIAGEPKSACEDDGNGDEDGEWSSPAPSCSPSTCNPRLTAPGHGSITCTNANTFGSTCSFTCDEGYYMVANSRTIAVNEISSTCGPGRKWTRAPPTCRPITCIPPHRKPAHGSVSCTNKNFYRSECTFQCDLGYVMQPGRGGSAPVDGGVLSACGEDAVIGDAKGAWSEPAPSCTPDQCPVRTAPVNGRVTCSNGNLFGSVCTYVCNKGYFMRGPDASILKRNLLKTNCLESLTWSVEEPTCEPIICQPEFDDPVDGSVTCTNRNFHRSVCTFKCDPGYKMIGRPKSVCEEAGGGNSEFGKWSQNPPTCKENLCDPDLPLVPENGRKSCSNANVLGSVCTFVCDRYHTRIGPQRSKCIETREGLRWSDPTPTCRPDLCLPPRETLEHGKVTCSRGNFVTSVCTFKCTEPGYSLYPKARKTNKCLPSKKWDLGPPCCTRPCPPNARMDAYVILDSSSSIGEPNWIIMKKFISSILSSFTISEDTTHFAVVRYNKFVDTDTQINLNDYTSDIAGLLAAFDRIPYNGSGTRTGQAIQHVVDNMMRPSNGNRPDVQDLVIVITDGKAQDDVKTPSDELRAKGAITFAIGIEPPGKAKLDVGQLEDIAGHPFNVLIAEDGFAGLDAGFALKITDKVCGDPCDN